One Elusimicrobiales bacterium genomic region harbors:
- the greA gene encoding transcription elongation factor GreA yields METAYITREGYEKLRNELDNLRKEKAELSAEIGEAASQGDLRENAAYTYAKEKQAVTLRRIEELESRLRGARLIDDVKVDKTKACIGATVTLQTPDGAQTAYTLSGADEADPEQGKISVSSPMALSILGRREGDKFTATLPKGSREFTVVRIEYR; encoded by the coding sequence ATGGAAACCGCATATATAACGCGCGAGGGTTATGAAAAACTCCGCAACGAGCTGGACAATCTGCGCAAGGAAAAAGCCGAGCTTTCCGCCGAAATAGGCGAGGCCGCCTCCCAGGGCGATTTGCGCGAAAACGCGGCCTACACCTACGCCAAGGAAAAACAGGCCGTAACCCTGCGCCGCATTGAGGAACTGGAATCCCGGCTGCGCGGCGCACGGCTTATAGACGACGTGAAGGTGGACAAGACCAAAGCCTGCATAGGCGCGACCGTAACCCTGCAAACCCCCGACGGCGCGCAGACGGCCTACACCCTCTCCGGCGCGGACGAGGCGGACCCGGAGCAGGGGAAAATATCGGTCAGTTCTCCGATGGCGCTATCCATACTGGGGCGCAGGGAGGGGGACAAATTCACCGCAACCCTGCCCAAGGGTTCAAGGGAATTCACCGTCGTCAGGATAGAATACCGATGA
- a CDS encoding YbhB/YbcL family Raf kinase inhibitor-like protein, with protein MKASAALVFCLACFACARQSGAGGTDALSAEGPAFAGGIIPDEYACNGGNKFPPLKLGGIPAKAKSLAVIMDDPDSPSGTWLHLAAFNIAVSSAVLETAGAPQGAVYGKNDFGNDRYDGPCPPSGTHRYVFHVCALDCILLLEAGASRRDIESAMKGHILARGTLTAKYTKR; from the coding sequence ATGAAGGCGTCCGCCGCGCTTGTTTTCTGCCTGGCCTGCTTCGCCTGCGCACGGCAGAGCGGGGCGGGAGGCACGGACGCGCTGTCCGCGGAAGGCCCGGCTTTCGCCGGCGGAATCATACCGGACGAATACGCCTGTAACGGCGGGAATAAATTCCCGCCGCTGAAACTGGGCGGCATTCCGGCAAAGGCAAAATCACTGGCCGTCATAATGGACGACCCGGATTCTCCGTCCGGCACATGGCTGCATCTGGCGGCGTTCAACATAGCCGTCTCCTCCGCCGTTTTAGAGACAGCCGGCGCACCACAGGGCGCGGTCTACGGCAAGAACGATTTCGGAAACGACCGTTACGACGGCCCCTGCCCTCCGTCGGGGACGCACCGGTATGTTTTCCATGTATGCGCGCTGGACTGCATACTGCTGCTTGAGGCCGGAGCCTCCCGCCGCGACATTGAGTCCGCCATGAAAGGCCATATCCTCGCGCGGGGAACGTTGACGGCAAAATACACAAAAAGATGA